CGGTCGACCGTGCGCTTGAATCCAGCGGCGCCGACGGCCTTACTTATCCTGAGTTGCCGACGGCCCTCGTCGCCCGCGAATCCTTCATGCTCGGGCCCGACGTCCTGACCGTATACTCCCGCTAGAGCGCCTGCATCAGCCGTTTCTTCGCGGCCCCATCGGGCAATTCCAGGAACAATTCCTTCGCGAATGCCTTAGTGAGCATTTCGCGGGCCTTATCGGCCGGAATTCCGCGGCTCGTCAAATAGAACATCTGATCCTTGTCGAGTTCGCCCACGGTATTGCCGTGCGTACATTCCACATCGTCGTGGTAAATCTTGAGCACCGGCTTCACCGAAACGCTCGGGCCGTCGCTCAAAAGAATCGTATTCACCAGCTGGCTCGAATTCACCTGGCTGCAGTTGTTGCCCACGACCACCTGGCCGTCGTAGCTGGCATAAGCGCTTTCGTCGAGAATGTTACGCACGAACTGCGTGCTCACCGTGCTGGGAGCGTTGTGCAAAATTGTCAGGCGCTGGTGCTTAGAGGCTGTGCCCTTCAGAATATTCAGGCTGCGGTAATCGAAGTTCGCGCCTTCGCCGTTCAATTCTACGCGCGCACTGATGCGGCCAATGCCGCTGTCTTGCAAAACGTTCGCAAAATGCACCGTAGAATTTGCGTCCTGCTTGATGTCGAAATGCCTAAAGGTTAGCGGCAAGTCGTTGGCGGGGTTCGCAAAAAAGATTTCGAGTTCGGCGCCTTCAGCGACATTGATATCGAAGCGTTCTGCGCAAATTTCATGCATCACCTTGTTGTCAAGGATTTCAATGCTCGCCTTTGCGTTCTTGCCGATGTTCAAAACGGTACGACCGAAGTCGTTGTTGCACTTGAGCATCGCCATTTCGTTTTCGCCATCGGCAATCGTCTTCACCAACTGGCGGGCGTTGCAGGCAATGGGCAAAAGGGCGGCAAAGTCATCTTCGCTTGCGAAGTCTTCATCGCAAGTGCATTCACTCGGAAATTCAGGAGCCTGAATCTTGTTGACCGGGAAAAACGTCCACAATTCGTTATTGCGACGCGGCATTCCCAATTGTTTAATGCGGGTAATGGCGTCCATTAGTTTTCCTCGATCCAGTCGTAACCTTGTTCTTCGAGCTTGAGGGCGAGTTCCGGACCGCCCGAAAGAATAATCTTGCCGTGGCGCAGCACATGCACGTAAGTCGGCTTGATGTAGTCCAAAAGTCTCTGGTAGTGCGTCACCAGAATCACCGCCTTCTCGGGCGACATAATCTGGTTGATGCCATGAGCCACAATGCGGAGAGCGTCAATGTCGAGGCCCGAGTCCGTTTCGTCGAGGAACGATACCTTCGGATCCAAAATAGCCATCTGCAGAATTTCGTTGCGCTTCTTTTCGCCACCGCTAAAGCCGTCGTTCACGCCGCGGTCGCGGTAACGGTCATCCATTTCGAGCATGGCCATCTTTTCTTCGCAGAGCTTCTTGAAGTCTGCATCGGCGAGCGGTTCAAGCCCCAGGTAGGCGCGCTTGGAATTCAGCGCCATCTGCAAGAATTCCACATTGTTCACGCCCGGAATTTCGGTGGGGTACTGCGTGCTGATGAACAGACCGGAATTCGCGCGGTCGCAAATTTCCATCGAGAGCAGATCCTTGCCATCAAGCGTCACGGAACCGTCATTCACGGTGTAGGCGGGGTGGCCTGCAATCACCTTCGAAAGCGTACTTTTGCCGGAACCGTTGGGGCCCATAATGGCATGGACTTCGCCCGGTTTGACTTCCAGGTTGATTCCCTTCAAAATTTGGGTTCCGTCTTCGATACTAGCTTTCAGGTTCTTGATGGACAGCATAATTCCTCCGGCGCTATTGCGCTAGAACATTTTTTTTACGGCTCAAATTTAGAAAAACTTGCGGCCTGTGTCTTATCAATTTTTTTTATAATCAGATGAACGGATTACCCGAAGTCATCAAAGTCGTTGCCCATGTTGTCATCGCCGCCGTAAGAATATTCTTCGTCGTCTTCGGGCGGTGGGGGCTCAAAGCCCTCGGGCGGTTCGTCGGCAGGCATTTGCTCTTCGGAATAATTTTCAGACGCAAATTCTGCAGGGGATTGCGGCACATTTTCTGCAAATGCAGGGGCACTCGGTTGTAGGCTCTGCGGTGCGGGTGCGGCTTGAACCGGGGCCGGGGCGATGGGGGCTGCGACAACACTCGGCGCGGAATGTGGCGTAGAAATTGGTGCCGCAGGCATCGGGGCGCCTTGAATCACCGACTGGAACATTATCAGCTGAGCCTTGCTGCGTACCACCTGGTCGGCAAAAGCATCGATGGTGATCTTTTCGGCGTTGAACAGGGCGTTCAACTTTTGCATGCCCTGCGTAAACTTGGACATCTGCATACGCGTTTCAACCGCTTCGTTGCTAGTCAGCGGAATCAGGTGCTTTTGCCGGTCGCAAAGCTTTTTCGAAAATTCAGTAAGCGTCTGGTAGAATTCGATAATTTCTTGCGGCGTTTTCCACTGTTCTTCGGAAAGGCCTTCCAAAAAGAGTCGCAGCGTGGGTGAAACGTTGTCGTAGAGCAACTGTGGCGATACGGCTCCCGTTTCGGCATACAAGGCAATCGCCGAATTCACGAATTCTTCAACGACCGGAGATTCGAACATATGGATTCCACTGGCGGCCCAGTCCATGTCGAAGTATTCCAGCGCACGGTCCATCAGCGTGGGATTTCTGAGAATCAAGTTCGCAAAACGGATTTCCATGGGAGGAATGGC
This genomic window from Fibrobacter sp. UWT2 contains:
- a CDS encoding SufD family Fe-S cluster assembly protein, which produces MDAITRIKQLGMPRRNNELWTFFPVNKIQAPEFPSECTCDEDFASEDDFAALLPIACNARQLVKTIADGENEMAMLKCNNDFGRTVLNIGKNAKASIEILDNKVMHEICAERFDINVAEGAELEIFFANPANDLPLTFRHFDIKQDANSTVHFANVLQDSGIGRISARVELNGEGANFDYRSLNILKGTASKHQRLTILHNAPSTVSTQFVRNILDESAYASYDGQVVVGNNCSQVNSSQLVNTILLSDGPSVSVKPVLKIYHDDVECTHGNTVGELDKDQMFYLTSRGIPADKAREMLTKAFAKELFLELPDGAAKKRLMQAL
- the sufC gene encoding Fe-S cluster assembly ATPase SufC, with the translated sequence MLSIKNLKASIEDGTQILKGINLEVKPGEVHAIMGPNGSGKSTLSKVIAGHPAYTVNDGSVTLDGKDLLSMEICDRANSGLFISTQYPTEIPGVNNVEFLQMALNSKRAYLGLEPLADADFKKLCEEKMAMLEMDDRYRDRGVNDGFSGGEKKRNEILQMAILDPKVSFLDETDSGLDIDALRIVAHGINQIMSPEKAVILVTHYQRLLDYIKPTYVHVLRHGKIILSGGPELALKLEEQGYDWIEEN